One genomic segment of Linepithema humile isolate Giens D197 chromosome 5, Lhum_UNIL_v1.0, whole genome shotgun sequence includes these proteins:
- the ScpX gene encoding sterol carrier protein 2 — translation MVYKPKVYVIGVGMTKFEKPGRREDFDYPQMAKEAVIKALQDAHVPYNTVGAVCVGYVYGDSTSGQRAVYEVGLSGCPIYNVNNNCSTGSTALYLAKQIVESGNANCVLALGFEKMEPGSLTSKYMDRTNPMEKHVEIMADIAGISEGPITAQMFGNAGIEHMKKYGTRPEHFAKIAYKNHLHSTNNPYSQFQEKYSLEQIKNSPKVFGPLTKLQCCPTSDGSAAVVLANEEFVRKHHLEPQAVEIVAMEMTTDQSTTFTAQSCMNLVGYEMTRNAAEKVFSSTNYKPSDVDVVELHDCFSVNELITYEALGLCAPGHGGKLVDSGNNTYGGKYVVNPSGGLISKGHPLGATGLAQCSELCWQLRGEAGKRQVQGAKLALQHNIGLGGAVVVALYRLGFPKQAVIKRKVNVAADPSIFRANLLFNTLAIAMDEDEDGLIDKVRGIYGFKVTNGPGGAEGYWIVDAKTGKGKVEYNSKTKPDVTFTISDTDIEDFVSGKLNPQKAFFQGKVKIQGNMGLAMKLPDLQRRAAKKIELLRSRL, via the exons ATGGTCTACAAACCGAAGGTATACGTGATCGGCGTTGGAATGACAAAGTTCGAGAAGCCCGGCCGGAGAGAAGACTTTGATTATCCGCAAATGGCGAAGGAAGCAGTGATCAAGGCTCTACAGGACGCGCACGTACCCTACAACACTGTGGGAGCTGTTTGCGTCGGATATGTCTACGGTGATTCCACTTCCGGCCAAAGGGCGGTCTACGAAGTCGGGCTTAGCGGATGTCCTATTTACAATGTCAACAACAATTGCTCCACTGGATCCACCGCTCTTTATCTCGCCAAACAAATTGTTGAAAGTGGCAATGCGAATTGCGTTCTGGCACTTGGATTTGAAAAAATGGAGCCTGGATCTCTGACGTCAAAATATATGGATCGTACAAATCCTATGGAAAAACATGTTGAGATCATGGCTGACATTGCAG GCATTTCTGAGGGTCCTATTACCGCTCAAATGTTTGGTAATGCTGGAATCGAACATATGAAGAAATACGGCACAAGGCCGGAACACTTTGCGAAGATTGCATATAAAAACCACTTGCATTCCACTAACAATCCGTATTCTCAATTTCAAGAGAAGTACTCTTTGGAACAAATAAAGAATTCTCCAAAAGTATTCGGACCCCTGACAAAGCTCCAATGCTGTCCCACATCTGATGGTTCAGCAGCTGTCGTTCTGGCTAACGAGGAATTTGTTCGGAAGCATCACTTGGAGCCACAAGCTGTCGAAATTGTAGCTATGGAAATGACCACTGATCAATCTACAACATTTACCGCTCAATCGTGCATGAATCTTGTTGG atatgaGATGACAAGAAACGCAGCCGAGAAAGTCTTTTCATCGACCAACTACAAGCCGAGTGACGTGGATGTGGTGGAACTGCACGACTGCTTCTCTGTGAACGAGTTGATCACTTACGAAGCTCTGGGACTCTGCGCACCTGGTCACGGCGGCAAGCTGGTAGACTCTGGAAACAACACCTATGGTGGCAAGTACGTGGTGAATCCTAGCGGCGGTCTGATCTCGAAGGGCCATCCTTTGGGCGCCACGGGACTAGCGCAATGCTCCGAACTTTGTTGGCAACTTCGCGGCGAAGCGGGCAAGAGACAGGTACAAGGCGCGAAACTGGCGCTGCAGCACAACATAGGGCTGGGTGGTGCGGTAGTAGTAGCTCTGTATCGGTTGGGCTTCCCGAAACAGGCGGTGATTAAGAGAAAAGTAAATGTTGCCGCTGATCCGAGCATCTTCAGAGCTAATCTGCTGTTCAATACACTTGCCATCGCGATGGACGAAGATGAGGACGGTCTAATCGATAAAGTGCGGGGCATTTACGGATTTAAAGTTACGAACGGGCCCGGCGGTGCCGAAGGATACTGGATCGTAGACGCCAAAACGGGCAAAGGAAAAGTCGAGTACAATAGCAAGACTAAGCCCGATGTTACATTTACGATCAGCGACACTGACATCGAAGACTTTGTTTCTGGGAAATTGAATCCGCAGAAAGCTTTCTTCCAAGGGAAGGTTAAAATTCAAGGAAACATGGGACTTGCTATGAAATTGCCCGATCTGCAGAGACGTGCCGCTAAGAAGATCGAGCTGCTTCGCTCAAGGCTATAA